The following proteins come from a genomic window of Sorghum bicolor cultivar BTx623 chromosome 3, Sorghum_bicolor_NCBIv3, whole genome shotgun sequence:
- the LOC8070456 gene encoding piriformospora indica-insensitive protein 2 isoform X2, whose translation MRPAGGCCRRGGGLLVLGLALSLSAALLLRCCAGQQAEDDGSADAPAAATAPMEEKERRALYAAIESFVGKGWNGSGLYPDPCGWSPIQGVSCDLFNGLWYPTVIGIGPVLDNSLQCAPDAKFSPQLFDLRRLRTLSFYSCFPASNPTAIPTAGWEKLSGTLETLEFRTNPGLTGGIPPSLGRLASLQSLVLVENNLTGPVPAELGALSRLRRLVLSGNGLSGPIPATLGGLTGLLKMDLSNNLLQGSIPPELAGLKSLTLLDLRNNSLTGGLPQFVQGMASLQDLLLSNNPQLGGALPQSGWETLAANLATLDLSNVGLVGAIPANMAKLTGLRFLALDHNRLTGAVPAELAQLPSIGALYLNGNNLTGPLEFLAGFYQRMGQRFASWDNPGLCYNIAAVDVAHAPSGVVVCKDLQEPSVAPDGDGEVEGGRKPEASSSLVASSSSGGSSARVGGLWYLVVVQGMVAAVLGLLSRLL comes from the exons ATGAGGCCCGCTGGCGGTTGttgccgccgcggcggcgggctGCTGGTTCTCGGCCTCGCGCTCTCGCTCTCGGCGGCGCTGCTGCTGCGTTGCTGCGCGGGGCAGCAAGCCGAGGACGACGGCTCGGCGGACgccccggcggcggcgacggccccCATGGAGGAGAAGGAGCGCCGGGCCCTGTACGCCGCCATTGAGAGCTTCGTCGGCAAGGGGTGGAACGGCTCCGGGCTCTACCCCGACCCCTGCGGCTGGTCTCCCATCCAG GGGGTGTCATGTGATCTCTTCAATGGCCTGTGGTACCCAACAGTGATAGGCATTGGCCCAGTTCTCGACAACTCGCTGCAGTGCGCCCCTGACGCCAAGTTCAGCCCCCAGCTGTTCGATCTTCGGCGCCTCCGGACGCTGTCCTTCTACAGCTGCTTCCCGGCGAGCAACCCCACGGCGATCCCGACCGCCGGCTGGGAGAAGCTGTCGGGGACGCTGGAGACGCTGGAGTTCCGCACGAACCCGGGCCTCACCGGCGGCATCCCGCCCTCCCTCGGCCGCCTGGCCAGCCTGCAGTCGCTGGTGCTGGTGGAGAACAACCTGACGGGTCCCGTCCCCGCCGAGCTGGGCGCGCTGTCGAGGCTGAGACGGCTGGTGCTGTCCGGGAACGGGCTGTCGGGGCCGATCCCGGCGACACTCG GTGGCCTCACGGGGCTCCTGAAGATGGACCTAAGCAACAACCTGTTGCAGGGCAGCATCCCGCCGGAGCTCGCGGGGCTCAAGAGCCTCACGCTGCTGGACCTCCGCAACAACAGCCTCACCGGCGGGCTGCCGCAGTTCGTGCAGGGCATGGCGTCGCTGCAAGACCTGCTGCTGTCGAACAACCCGCAGCTGGGCGGCGCGCTGCCGCAGTCGGGTTGGGAGACGCTGGCGGCGAACCTGGCCACGCTGGACCTGTCCAACGTCGGCCTCGTGGGCGCCATACCGGCGAACATGGCGAAGCTGACGGGGCTCCGGTTCCTGGCGCTGGACCACAACCGCCTGACGGGCGCCGTGCCGGCCGAGCTCGCCCAGCTGCCCAGCATCGGCGCGCTGTACCTGAACGGCAACAACCTGACGGGGCCGTTGGAGTTCTTGGCGGGGTTCTACCAGCGGATGGGCCAGCGGTTCGCGTCGTGGGACAACCCCGGGCTGTGCTACAACATCGCGGCCGTGGACGTGGCGCACGCGCCGTCGGGCGTGGTCGTGTGCAAGGACCTGCAGGAGCCCAGCGTGGCACcggacggggacggggaggtGGAAGGCGGGAGGAAGCCCGAGGCGAGCTCCAGCCTCGTGGCCTCGTCGTCGTCCGGGGGGTCGTCTGCCAGGGTCGGTGGGCTCTGGTACCTGGTGGTGGTTCAGGGAATGGTGGCTGCCGTTCTTGGATTGTTGTCCCGACTACTATAG
- the LOC8070456 gene encoding piriformospora indica-insensitive protein 2 isoform X1 → MRPAGGCCRRGGGLLVLGLALSLSAALLLRCCAGQQAEDDGSADAPAAATAPMEEKERRALYAAIESFVGKGWNGSGLYPDPCGWSPIQGVSCDLFNGLWYPTVIGIGPVLDNSLQCAPDAKFSPQLFDLRRLRTLSFYSCFPASNPTAIPTAGWEKLSGTLETLEFRTNPGLTGGIPPSLGRLASLQSLVLVENNLTGPVPAELGALSRLRRLVLSGNGLSGPIPATLGNNNDRHRRHAHDDALLIVDLSRNSLTGSLPSSLGGLTGLLKMDLSNNLLQGSIPPELAGLKSLTLLDLRNNSLTGGLPQFVQGMASLQDLLLSNNPQLGGALPQSGWETLAANLATLDLSNVGLVGAIPANMAKLTGLRFLALDHNRLTGAVPAELAQLPSIGALYLNGNNLTGPLEFLAGFYQRMGQRFASWDNPGLCYNIAAVDVAHAPSGVVVCKDLQEPSVAPDGDGEVEGGRKPEASSSLVASSSSGGSSARVGGLWYLVVVQGMVAAVLGLLSRLL, encoded by the exons ATGAGGCCCGCTGGCGGTTGttgccgccgcggcggcgggctGCTGGTTCTCGGCCTCGCGCTCTCGCTCTCGGCGGCGCTGCTGCTGCGTTGCTGCGCGGGGCAGCAAGCCGAGGACGACGGCTCGGCGGACgccccggcggcggcgacggccccCATGGAGGAGAAGGAGCGCCGGGCCCTGTACGCCGCCATTGAGAGCTTCGTCGGCAAGGGGTGGAACGGCTCCGGGCTCTACCCCGACCCCTGCGGCTGGTCTCCCATCCAG GGGGTGTCATGTGATCTCTTCAATGGCCTGTGGTACCCAACAGTGATAGGCATTGGCCCAGTTCTCGACAACTCGCTGCAGTGCGCCCCTGACGCCAAGTTCAGCCCCCAGCTGTTCGATCTTCGGCGCCTCCGGACGCTGTCCTTCTACAGCTGCTTCCCGGCGAGCAACCCCACGGCGATCCCGACCGCCGGCTGGGAGAAGCTGTCGGGGACGCTGGAGACGCTGGAGTTCCGCACGAACCCGGGCCTCACCGGCGGCATCCCGCCCTCCCTCGGCCGCCTGGCCAGCCTGCAGTCGCTGGTGCTGGTGGAGAACAACCTGACGGGTCCCGTCCCCGCCGAGCTGGGCGCGCTGTCGAGGCTGAGACGGCTGGTGCTGTCCGGGAACGGGCTGTCGGGGCCGATCCCGGCGACACTCGGTAATAACAAcgaccgccaccgccgccacgcCCACGATGACGCGCTGTTGATCGTGGACCTGAGCAGGAACTCTCTAACCGGCTCTCTGCCTTCGTCGCTAGGTGGCCTCACGGGGCTCCTGAAGATGGACCTAAGCAACAACCTGTTGCAGGGCAGCATCCCGCCGGAGCTCGCGGGGCTCAAGAGCCTCACGCTGCTGGACCTCCGCAACAACAGCCTCACCGGCGGGCTGCCGCAGTTCGTGCAGGGCATGGCGTCGCTGCAAGACCTGCTGCTGTCGAACAACCCGCAGCTGGGCGGCGCGCTGCCGCAGTCGGGTTGGGAGACGCTGGCGGCGAACCTGGCCACGCTGGACCTGTCCAACGTCGGCCTCGTGGGCGCCATACCGGCGAACATGGCGAAGCTGACGGGGCTCCGGTTCCTGGCGCTGGACCACAACCGCCTGACGGGCGCCGTGCCGGCCGAGCTCGCCCAGCTGCCCAGCATCGGCGCGCTGTACCTGAACGGCAACAACCTGACGGGGCCGTTGGAGTTCTTGGCGGGGTTCTACCAGCGGATGGGCCAGCGGTTCGCGTCGTGGGACAACCCCGGGCTGTGCTACAACATCGCGGCCGTGGACGTGGCGCACGCGCCGTCGGGCGTGGTCGTGTGCAAGGACCTGCAGGAGCCCAGCGTGGCACcggacggggacggggaggtGGAAGGCGGGAGGAAGCCCGAGGCGAGCTCCAGCCTCGTGGCCTCGTCGTCGTCCGGGGGGTCGTCTGCCAGGGTCGGTGGGCTCTGGTACCTGGTGGTGGTTCAGGGAATGGTGGCTGCCGTTCTTGGATTGTTGTCCCGACTACTATAG
- the LOC110433619 gene encoding protein MAIN-LIKE 1-like — protein sequence MEQFHLLDPYYEVKHRGRLTAEGAELPPLRPRTHDKFEEMRYDDRYTPLLQRAGLDVISYQVRRGLPPINPAAITALVDRWRPETHSFHLPCGEMTVTLQDTQKILGLSVRGRPVIGHCRPDGWRARVEAFLGRPLPPEAPTQRTTGVPIAWLRQSFGNCPAHADQETVVYYCRAWILHLFGCVLFPDATGDTASWMYLPCLTDWDTTGTYSWASGVLAYLYRSLCEACRRTAMGNPRHRPTFVHLWDQAKVAFSRTSRAYVQYANELDTLRPSMVNWEPYTANDALHLGVSSMCSEDEDLYLMICPLICFYAVEWHLPNRVARQFGLCQQWPVPPFDTSVELHKIDRQKQKKTVEFETLHRQYIDVWDQFHDNLYENEQPHTNYNFRAYLTWYLGVTRTRLKIQWTQADYAYLESSEDEDTSYDLAARQGTLIEAAPVLDRVGNAIKQSVLDIERFPRTGVDEHTLNNFLGRLARRLRRAAARCGCGTSAAMNVHVPQERQCNTPVVHGTSSLGGSGGQSSSRPTMDTFQSDDDEDEEGVAEERDYDELGLSQLPDAPSTQPTQVARRRRRSPCRYTPGTDALGHKGKGKTRRQ from the exons ATGGAGCAGTTCCACCTCCTGGATCCATACTACGAGGTGAAGCACCGAGGACGACTCACTGCCGAGGGGGCG GAACTACCCCCGCTTCGACCTCGAACGCATGACAAGTTCGAGGAGATGCGGTATGACGACAGGTACACACCTCTGCTGCAGAGGGCTGGCCTGGATGTCATATCGTATCAGGTTCGTCGTGGGTTGCCTCCAATTAACCCCGCGGCGATCACAGCTTTGGTTGACAG GTGGAGGCCAGAAACTCATAGTTTCCACCTACCTTGTGGAGAGATGACTGTTACACTCCAGGACACTCAGAAGATCCTGGGTTTGAGTGTTAGAGGTCGTCCAGTTATCGGACACTGCAGGCCCGATGGTTGGAGGGCCAGAGTTGAGGCCTTCCTTGGAAGACCACTTCCTCCGGAGGCACCGACGCAGCGCACCACTGGGGTACCAATTGCTTGGCTTAGGCAGAGCTTTGGTAATTGTCCGGCACATGCGGACCAGGAGACAGTTGTCTACTACTGTAGAGCTTGGATCTTGCACCTATTTGGGTGTGTTCTTTTCCCTGACGCGACAGGGGACACTGCATCGTGGATGTACCTCCCGTGCCTCACTGACTGGGACACCACTG GTACTTACAGCTGGGCTTCGGGAGTGCTGGCTTACCTATACCGTAGCCTTTGTGAGGCGTGTCGTCGGACCGCAA TGGGCAACCCTCGTCACCGTCCGACGTTTGTCCATCTTTGGGACCAGGCGAAAGTCGCCTTTAGCAGGACTTCACGTGCGTACGTACAGTATGCCAATGAGCTCGACACGCTTAGGCCCTCCATG GTTAATTGGGAGCCGTACACGGCGAATGATGCGCTGCATCTTGGAGTAAGCAGCATGTGTAGCGAGGATGAAGACTTGTACTTGATGATCTGCCCTCTGATTTGCTTCTATGCTGTTGAGTGGCACCTTCCAAATCGAGTAGCCCGCCAATTTGGCTTGTGCCAGCAATGGCCTGTCCCTCCATTTGATACTTCCGTGGAGCTGCACAA GATTGATCgtcagaagcaaaagaagacagTTGAGTTTGAAACGTTGCATCGTCAGTACATAGACGTGTGGGACCAGTTTCATGACAACCTCTACGAAAATGAGCAACCACATACCAACTACAATTTTCGTGCATACCTTACTTGGTAcctaggtgttacacgaacaagGTTGAAAATTCAGTGGACCCAAGCAGATTATGCGTACCTTGAATCATCTGAGGATGAGGACACTTCCTATGACCTAGCAGCACGACAAGGGACACTTATCGAGGCAGCACCTGTCTTGGACCGAGTG GGCAACGCAATAAAGCAATCTGTACTTGACATCGAACGGTTTCCAAGAACAGGTGTGGACGAGCACACACTAAACAACTTTCTTGGA AGACTAGCACGTAGGCTTAGGCGTGCTGCAGCTCGGTGCGGTTGCGGTACTAGTGCTGCGATGAATGTGCATGTGCCACAGGAACGACAATGCAACACACCTGTTGTGCATGGTACATCTTCTTTGGGAG GATCTGGAGGACAGAGCTCGTCTCGGCCAACTATGGACACTTTTCAaagcgatgatgatgaggacgaAGAGGGGGTGGCCGAGGAGCGTGACTATGACGAGCTTGGGTTATCTCAGCTTCCTGATGCTCCTTCTACTCAGCCTACGCAGGTTGCAAGAAGGCGACGTCGTTCGCCTTGTAGGTACACTCCAGGCACCGATGCTCTTGGCCACAAGGGTAAGGGTAAGACTAGGAGGCAGTGA
- the LOC110434117 gene encoding uncharacterized protein LOC110434117, whose protein sequence is MPRRGKSSKPSYGRTTGSPYIHKPLPSGVPVPMCFCGDPCKVEISEDEETYRQRYWMCSNFAWEPTPKQRRSNFITPPPLCDFEQWIDTEVKESDKRLLQGLKEWDAERAEILEKRRREEAQKREHKEEEERRRVAAAREEREKKLERVRRAKAAIDENPDAQRKGKWPRCTQ, encoded by the exons ATGCCACGTCGTGGAAAAAGTAGCAAACCAAG CTATGGCCGGACGACCGGTAGTCCGTACATCCACAAGCCGCTTCCTAGCGGTGTTCCAGTACCTATGTGCTTTTGTGGTGATCCTTGCAAGGTAGAAATTTCGGAAGACGAGGAAACCTATCGGCAGAGGTATTGGATGTGTTCGAATTTTGCCTGGGAGCCTACGCCAAAACAACGCCGCAGTAACTTTATT ACCCCTCCACCATTGTGTGATTTTGAGCAGTGGATCGACACTGAGGTTAAGGAGTCCGACAAGCGGCTTCTACAAGGCCTAAAGGAGTGGGATGCAGAGCGTGCAGAGATATTAGAGAAGAGACGTAGAGAGGAGGCTCAAAAGAGGGAGcacaaggaagaggaggaaagaAGACGTGTTGCTGCGGCTCGGGAGGAGAGGGAAAAGAAGCTTGAGCGTGTGCGCCGAGCGAAGGCAGCGATTGATGAGAATCCAGATGCCCAGAGGAAGGGAAAGTGGCCTCGTTGCACTCAGTAG